In Pseudoliparis swirei isolate HS2019 ecotype Mariana Trench chromosome 11, NWPU_hadal_v1, whole genome shotgun sequence, a genomic segment contains:
- the klc1a gene encoding kinesin light chain 1 isoform X1, whose amino-acid sequence MREDMSTMVCMKEEQDLGEKLSQDEIISRTKQVIQGLEALKQEHHSILDGLLGSLRCLKQEHEEEVLMEEKSLMIRRSMEMLELGLSEAQVMMALSSHLSSVESEKQKLRAQVRRLCQENQWLRDELAGTQQKLQKSEQSVAQLEEEKKHLEFMNQLKKYDEDLSPSGEKDSDSRKETLDDLFPDDQDDQPPGIQPTPGSAAAAAAQQGGYEIPARLRTLHNLVIQYASQGRYEVAVPLCKQALEDLEKTSGHDHPDVATMLNILALVYRDQNKYKEAANLLNDALAIREKTLGRDHPAVAATLNNLAVLYGKRGKYKEAEPLCKRALEIREKVLGKEHPDVAKQLNNLALLCQNQGKYEEVEYYYMRALEIYQSKLGPDDPNVAKTKNNLASCYLKQGKFKQAETLYKEILTRAHEREFGSVDDENKPIWMHAEEREEQSKGKQKEGSSFGEYGGWYKACKVDSPTVTTTLKNLGALYKRQGKFEAAETLEEAAMRSRKQGLDSVHKQRVVEVLSESRESLTSDTVKYESGPDGGEEVSMSVEWNGDGSLKRSGSFSKLRASIRRSSEKLVRKLKGSSRDSEPKNPGMKRASSLGVLNVADHQTAGDLHQEQNNRLGKSRDLSASHSDLAH is encoded by the exons aTGCGTGAGGACATGTCCACCATGGTGTGtatgaaggaggagcaggacctCGGGGAGAAGCTGTCCCAGGATGAGATCATCTCCAGGACCAAGCAGGTGATCCAGGGCCTGGAGGCCCTGAAGCAGGAGCACCACTCCATCCTGGATGGGCTGCTGGGCTCTCTGCGCTGCCTGAAgcaggagcatgaggaggaggtgctgatgGAGGAGAAGTCCCTCATGATCCGCAGGTCCATGGAGATGCTGGAGCTGGGACTCAGCGAGGCTCAG GTGATGATGGCGCTGTCCAGCCATCTGAGCTCCGTGGAGTCGGAGAAGCAGAAGCTGCGGGCCCAGGTGCGCCGGCTGTGCCAGGAGAACCAGTGGCTGAGGGACGAGCTGGCCGGCACGCAGCAAAAGCTGCAGAAGAGCGAGCAGAGCGTggcccagctggaggaggagaagaagcaccTGGAGTTCATGAACCAGCTCAAGAAGTACGACGAGGACCTGTCCCCATCG GGGGAGAAGGACTCTGATTCCAGGAAAGAGACTCTAGATGACCTCTTCCCAGATGACCAGGACGACCAACCGCCAggca tccAGCCGACCCCCGGCagtgcagcggcggcggcggcccagCAAGGGGGCTATGAGATCCCGGCCCGCCTGAGGACCCTCCACAACCTGGTGATCCAGTACGCGTCCCAGGGCCGCTACGAGGTGGCGGTGCCGCTCTGCAAGCAggccctggaggacctggagaagaCCTCGGGGCACGACCACCCCGACGTGGCCACCATGCTCAACATCCTGGCCTTGGTGTACAG GGACCAGAACAAATACAAGGAGGCGGCCAACCTGCTGAACGACGCTCTGGCCATCAGGGAGAAGACGCTGGGCCGGGACCATCCAGCT gTCGCCGCCACCCTCAACAACCTGGCTGTCCTGTACGGGAAGAGGGGGAAGTacaaggaggcggagcctctgtGCAAGAGAGCGCTGGAGATCAGAGAAAAg GTGCTGGGTAAGGAGCACCCCGACGTGGCCAAGCAGCTGAACAACCTGGCCCTGCTGTGTCAGAACCAGGGCAAgtacgaggaggtggagtactACTACATGAGGGCCCTGGAGATCTACCAGAGCAAACTGGGCCCCGATGACCccaacgtggccaagaccaagAACAACCTG gCCTCCTGCTACCTAAAGCAGGGGAAGTTCAAGCAGGCGGAGACGCTCTACAAAGAAATACTGACCAGAGCTCATGAGAGAGAGTTTGGCTCTGTGgatg atgAGAACAAGCCCATCTGGATGCACGCTGAAGAGCGAGAGGAGCAGAGCAAG gggaAGCAGAAGGAAGGCTCCTCCTTCGGTGAATATGGAGGCTGGTACAAGGCCTGCAAAGTGGACAG cccCACGGTGACCACCACCCTTAAGAACCTCGGCGCCCTCTACAAGCGGCAGGGCAAGTTCGAGGCGGCCGAAACTCTGGAGGAGGCCGCCATGCGCTCCAGGAAGCAG ggcctGGACTCCGTCCATAAGCAGCGCGTGGTGGAGGTCCTCAGTGAGTCCCGTGAGAGCTTGACCTCTGACACGGTGAAGTACGAGAGCGGGCCAGACGGCGGCGAGGAAGTGAGTATGAGCGTGGAGTGGAACGGG gaCGGCTCCCTCAAGAGAAGCGGTTCCTTCAGTAAACTTCGGGCGTCGATCCGCCGCAGCAGCGAGAAGCTCGTCCGTAAGCTAAAGGGCTCGAGCCGGGACAGCGAGCCCAAGAACCCGGG CATGAAGCGGGCCAGCTCTCTGGGGGTCCTCAACGTGGCCGACCACCAAACCGCCGGCGACCTCCACCAA GAACAAAATAATCGTCTGGGGAAAAGTCGCGACCTGAGCGCCAGTCACAGCGACCTGGCGCACTGA
- the klc1a gene encoding kinesin light chain 1 isoform X3, whose protein sequence is MREDMSTMVCMKEEQDLGEKLSQDEIISRTKQVIQGLEALKQEHHSILDGLLGSLRCLKQEHEEEVLMEEKSLMIRRSMEMLELGLSEAQVMMALSSHLSSVESEKQKLRAQVRRLCQENQWLRDELAGTQQKLQKSEQSVAQLEEEKKHLEFMNQLKKYDEDLSPSGEKDSDSRKETLDDLFPDDQDDQPPGIQPTPGSAAAAAAQQGGYEIPARLRTLHNLVIQYASQGRYEVAVPLCKQALEDLEKTSGHDHPDVATMLNILALVYRDQNKYKEAANLLNDALAIREKTLGRDHPAVAATLNNLAVLYGKRGKYKEAEPLCKRALEIREKVLGKEHPDVAKQLNNLALLCQNQGKYEEVEYYYMRALEIYQSKLGPDDPNVAKTKNNLASCYLKQGKFKQAETLYKEILTRAHEREFGSVDDENKPIWMHAEEREEQSKGKQKEGSSFGEYGGWYKACKVDSPTVTTTLKNLGALYKRQGKFEAAETLEEAAMRSRKQGLDSVHKQRVVEVLSESRESLTSDTVKYESGPDGGEEVSMSVEWNGA, encoded by the exons aTGCGTGAGGACATGTCCACCATGGTGTGtatgaaggaggagcaggacctCGGGGAGAAGCTGTCCCAGGATGAGATCATCTCCAGGACCAAGCAGGTGATCCAGGGCCTGGAGGCCCTGAAGCAGGAGCACCACTCCATCCTGGATGGGCTGCTGGGCTCTCTGCGCTGCCTGAAgcaggagcatgaggaggaggtgctgatgGAGGAGAAGTCCCTCATGATCCGCAGGTCCATGGAGATGCTGGAGCTGGGACTCAGCGAGGCTCAG GTGATGATGGCGCTGTCCAGCCATCTGAGCTCCGTGGAGTCGGAGAAGCAGAAGCTGCGGGCCCAGGTGCGCCGGCTGTGCCAGGAGAACCAGTGGCTGAGGGACGAGCTGGCCGGCACGCAGCAAAAGCTGCAGAAGAGCGAGCAGAGCGTggcccagctggaggaggagaagaagcaccTGGAGTTCATGAACCAGCTCAAGAAGTACGACGAGGACCTGTCCCCATCG GGGGAGAAGGACTCTGATTCCAGGAAAGAGACTCTAGATGACCTCTTCCCAGATGACCAGGACGACCAACCGCCAggca tccAGCCGACCCCCGGCagtgcagcggcggcggcggcccagCAAGGGGGCTATGAGATCCCGGCCCGCCTGAGGACCCTCCACAACCTGGTGATCCAGTACGCGTCCCAGGGCCGCTACGAGGTGGCGGTGCCGCTCTGCAAGCAggccctggaggacctggagaagaCCTCGGGGCACGACCACCCCGACGTGGCCACCATGCTCAACATCCTGGCCTTGGTGTACAG GGACCAGAACAAATACAAGGAGGCGGCCAACCTGCTGAACGACGCTCTGGCCATCAGGGAGAAGACGCTGGGCCGGGACCATCCAGCT gTCGCCGCCACCCTCAACAACCTGGCTGTCCTGTACGGGAAGAGGGGGAAGTacaaggaggcggagcctctgtGCAAGAGAGCGCTGGAGATCAGAGAAAAg GTGCTGGGTAAGGAGCACCCCGACGTGGCCAAGCAGCTGAACAACCTGGCCCTGCTGTGTCAGAACCAGGGCAAgtacgaggaggtggagtactACTACATGAGGGCCCTGGAGATCTACCAGAGCAAACTGGGCCCCGATGACCccaacgtggccaagaccaagAACAACCTG gCCTCCTGCTACCTAAAGCAGGGGAAGTTCAAGCAGGCGGAGACGCTCTACAAAGAAATACTGACCAGAGCTCATGAGAGAGAGTTTGGCTCTGTGgatg atgAGAACAAGCCCATCTGGATGCACGCTGAAGAGCGAGAGGAGCAGAGCAAG gggaAGCAGAAGGAAGGCTCCTCCTTCGGTGAATATGGAGGCTGGTACAAGGCCTGCAAAGTGGACAG cccCACGGTGACCACCACCCTTAAGAACCTCGGCGCCCTCTACAAGCGGCAGGGCAAGTTCGAGGCGGCCGAAACTCTGGAGGAGGCCGCCATGCGCTCCAGGAAGCAG ggcctGGACTCCGTCCATAAGCAGCGCGTGGTGGAGGTCCTCAGTGAGTCCCGTGAGAGCTTGACCTCTGACACGGTGAAGTACGAGAGCGGGCCAGACGGCGGCGAGGAAGTGAGTATGAGCGTGGAGTGGAACGGG GCGTAA
- the zfyve21 gene encoding zinc finger FYVE domain-containing protein 21 isoform X2, translated as MSAVPDGKKLVRSSSGLRMVPENGAFHSPFSLDEPQWVPDKECPRCMQCDTKFDFIRRKHHCRRCGRCFCDKCCSRKVALPRMCFVDPVRQCAECSLASQKEAEFYDKQIKVLLGGGTFVVTLGSSEKSETMTSRLSNNHRYLFLDGESHFEVELSRISSMQILMDGSSPGENDIHTYTSLLDSRCVSEGLEMCTICPKNPSSFLLLIVLLGPHFILKNRFLFLFFVSLILHFNFNFLHVSLHVCVCA; from the exons ATGTCTGCGGTGCCCGATGGGAAGAAGCTCGTCCGGAGCTCCAGCGGCCTCCGAATGGTGCCCGAGAACGGCGCCTTTCACAGCCCTTTCTCCCTCGACGAGCCGCAGTGGGTCCCGGATAAAGAG TGCCCGAGATGTATGCAGTGTGACACCAAGTTTGACTTCATCAGAAGAAAG CATCACTGTCGGCGCTGCGGCCGCTGTTTCTGTGATAAGTGCTGCAGCAGGAAGGTGGCGCTGCCCCGCATGTGCTTCGTGGATCCGGTGCGTCAGTGTGCCGAGTGCAGCCTGGCGTCCCAGAAGGAGGCGGAGTTCTACGACAAGCAGATCAAAGTGCTCCTGGGAG GCGGGACCTTCGTCGTCACTTTGGGGTCGTCAGAGAAGTCTGAGACGATGACGAGTCGCCTCtccaacaaccacag ATATCTGTTCCTTGATGGAGAAAGTCACTTTGAGGTGGAGTTGTCTCGGATCTCCAGCATGCAGATCCTGATGGACGGCTCCAGTCCAGGAG agaatGACATTCACACTTACACCAGTCTGCTGGACAGTCGTTGTGTCTCTGAAGGTTTGGAAATGTGCACGATTTGTCCAAAAAAcccttcctcctttctcctccttatCGTTCTTCTGGGGccgcattttattttgaaaaacagatttttgtttttgttttttgtttctctgatccttcattttaattttaatttccttcatgtctctttgcatgtgtgtgtgtgtgcatga
- the klc1a gene encoding kinesin light chain 1 isoform X5: MREDMSTMVCMKEEQDLGEKLSQDEIISRTKQVIQGLEALKQEHHSILDGLLGSLRCLKQEHEEEVLMEEKSLMIRRSMEMLELGLSEAQVMMALSSHLSSVESEKQKLRAQVRRLCQENQWLRDELAGTQQKLQKSEQSVAQLEEEKKHLEFMNQLKKYDEDLSPSGEKDSDSRKETLDDLFPDDQDDQPPGIQPTPGSAAAAAAQQGGYEIPARLRTLHNLVIQYASQGRYEVAVPLCKQALEDLEKTSGHDHPDVATMLNILALVYRDQNKYKEAANLLNDALAIREKTLGRDHPAASAVWTTMTLQLVKLRSPPPSTTWLSCTGRGGSTRRRSLCARERWRSEKRCWVRSTPTWPSS; this comes from the exons aTGCGTGAGGACATGTCCACCATGGTGTGtatgaaggaggagcaggacctCGGGGAGAAGCTGTCCCAGGATGAGATCATCTCCAGGACCAAGCAGGTGATCCAGGGCCTGGAGGCCCTGAAGCAGGAGCACCACTCCATCCTGGATGGGCTGCTGGGCTCTCTGCGCTGCCTGAAgcaggagcatgaggaggaggtgctgatgGAGGAGAAGTCCCTCATGATCCGCAGGTCCATGGAGATGCTGGAGCTGGGACTCAGCGAGGCTCAG GTGATGATGGCGCTGTCCAGCCATCTGAGCTCCGTGGAGTCGGAGAAGCAGAAGCTGCGGGCCCAGGTGCGCCGGCTGTGCCAGGAGAACCAGTGGCTGAGGGACGAGCTGGCCGGCACGCAGCAAAAGCTGCAGAAGAGCGAGCAGAGCGTggcccagctggaggaggagaagaagcaccTGGAGTTCATGAACCAGCTCAAGAAGTACGACGAGGACCTGTCCCCATCG GGGGAGAAGGACTCTGATTCCAGGAAAGAGACTCTAGATGACCTCTTCCCAGATGACCAGGACGACCAACCGCCAggca tccAGCCGACCCCCGGCagtgcagcggcggcggcggcccagCAAGGGGGCTATGAGATCCCGGCCCGCCTGAGGACCCTCCACAACCTGGTGATCCAGTACGCGTCCCAGGGCCGCTACGAGGTGGCGGTGCCGCTCTGCAAGCAggccctggaggacctggagaagaCCTCGGGGCACGACCACCCCGACGTGGCCACCATGCTCAACATCCTGGCCTTGGTGTACAG GGACCAGAACAAATACAAGGAGGCGGCCAACCTGCTGAACGACGCTCTGGCCATCAGGGAGAAGACGCTGGGCCGGGACCATCCAGCT GCCTCAGCTGTCTGGACCACCATGACGCTCCAGCTTGTGAAGCTGag gTCGCCGCCACCCTCAACAACCTGGCTGTCCTGTACGGGAAGAGGGGGAAGTacaaggaggcggagcctctgtGCAAGAGAGCGCTGGAGATCAGAGAAAAg GTGCTGGGTAAGGAGCACCCCGACGTGGCCAAGCAGCTGA
- the klc1a gene encoding kinesin light chain 1 isoform X4: MREDMSTMVCMKEEQDLGEKLSQDEIISRTKQVIQGLEALKQEHHSILDGLLGSLRCLKQEHEEEVLMEEKSLMIRRSMEMLELGLSEAQVMMALSSHLSSVESEKQKLRAQVRRLCQENQWLRDELAGTQQKLQKSEQSVAQLEEEKKHLEFMNQLKKYDEDLSPSGEKDSDSRKETLDDLFPDDQDDQPPGIQPTPGSAAAAAAQQGGYEIPARLRTLHNLVIQYASQGRYEVAVPLCKQALEDLEKTSGHDHPDVATMLNILALVYRDQNKYKEAANLLNDALAIREKTLGRDHPAVAATLNNLAVLYGKRGKYKEAEPLCKRALEIREKVLGKEHPDVAKQLNNLALLCQNQGKYEEVEYYYMRALEIYQSKLGPDDPNVAKTKNNLASCYLKQGKFKQAETLYKEILTRAHEREFGSVDDENKPIWMHAEEREEQSKGKQKEGSSFGEYGGWYKACKVDSPTVTTTLKNLGALYKRQGKFEAAETLEEAAMRSRKQGLDSVHKQRVVEVLSESRESLTSDTVKYESGPDGGEEA; encoded by the exons aTGCGTGAGGACATGTCCACCATGGTGTGtatgaaggaggagcaggacctCGGGGAGAAGCTGTCCCAGGATGAGATCATCTCCAGGACCAAGCAGGTGATCCAGGGCCTGGAGGCCCTGAAGCAGGAGCACCACTCCATCCTGGATGGGCTGCTGGGCTCTCTGCGCTGCCTGAAgcaggagcatgaggaggaggtgctgatgGAGGAGAAGTCCCTCATGATCCGCAGGTCCATGGAGATGCTGGAGCTGGGACTCAGCGAGGCTCAG GTGATGATGGCGCTGTCCAGCCATCTGAGCTCCGTGGAGTCGGAGAAGCAGAAGCTGCGGGCCCAGGTGCGCCGGCTGTGCCAGGAGAACCAGTGGCTGAGGGACGAGCTGGCCGGCACGCAGCAAAAGCTGCAGAAGAGCGAGCAGAGCGTggcccagctggaggaggagaagaagcaccTGGAGTTCATGAACCAGCTCAAGAAGTACGACGAGGACCTGTCCCCATCG GGGGAGAAGGACTCTGATTCCAGGAAAGAGACTCTAGATGACCTCTTCCCAGATGACCAGGACGACCAACCGCCAggca tccAGCCGACCCCCGGCagtgcagcggcggcggcggcccagCAAGGGGGCTATGAGATCCCGGCCCGCCTGAGGACCCTCCACAACCTGGTGATCCAGTACGCGTCCCAGGGCCGCTACGAGGTGGCGGTGCCGCTCTGCAAGCAggccctggaggacctggagaagaCCTCGGGGCACGACCACCCCGACGTGGCCACCATGCTCAACATCCTGGCCTTGGTGTACAG GGACCAGAACAAATACAAGGAGGCGGCCAACCTGCTGAACGACGCTCTGGCCATCAGGGAGAAGACGCTGGGCCGGGACCATCCAGCT gTCGCCGCCACCCTCAACAACCTGGCTGTCCTGTACGGGAAGAGGGGGAAGTacaaggaggcggagcctctgtGCAAGAGAGCGCTGGAGATCAGAGAAAAg GTGCTGGGTAAGGAGCACCCCGACGTGGCCAAGCAGCTGAACAACCTGGCCCTGCTGTGTCAGAACCAGGGCAAgtacgaggaggtggagtactACTACATGAGGGCCCTGGAGATCTACCAGAGCAAACTGGGCCCCGATGACCccaacgtggccaagaccaagAACAACCTG gCCTCCTGCTACCTAAAGCAGGGGAAGTTCAAGCAGGCGGAGACGCTCTACAAAGAAATACTGACCAGAGCTCATGAGAGAGAGTTTGGCTCTGTGgatg atgAGAACAAGCCCATCTGGATGCACGCTGAAGAGCGAGAGGAGCAGAGCAAG gggaAGCAGAAGGAAGGCTCCTCCTTCGGTGAATATGGAGGCTGGTACAAGGCCTGCAAAGTGGACAG cccCACGGTGACCACCACCCTTAAGAACCTCGGCGCCCTCTACAAGCGGCAGGGCAAGTTCGAGGCGGCCGAAACTCTGGAGGAGGCCGCCATGCGCTCCAGGAAGCAG ggcctGGACTCCGTCCATAAGCAGCGCGTGGTGGAGGTCCTCAGTGAGTCCCGTGAGAGCTTGACCTCTGACACGGTGAAGTACGAGAGCGGGCCAGACGGCGGCGAGGAA GCGTAA
- the zfyve21 gene encoding zinc finger FYVE domain-containing protein 21 isoform X1 has product MSAVPDGKKLVRSSSGLRMVPENGAFHSPFSLDEPQWVPDKECPRCMQCDTKFDFIRRKHHCRRCGRCFCDKCCSRKVALPRMCFVDPVRQCAECSLASQKEAEFYDKQIKVLLGGGTFVVTLGSSEKSETMTSRLSNNHRYLFLDGESHFEVELSRISSMQILMDGSSPGENDIHTYTSLLDSRCVSEGGASRASGMLLQYRPMGSQDPQQLRVEAADDKKAASLWLTAMHKAAKLLYEARDQ; this is encoded by the exons ATGTCTGCGGTGCCCGATGGGAAGAAGCTCGTCCGGAGCTCCAGCGGCCTCCGAATGGTGCCCGAGAACGGCGCCTTTCACAGCCCTTTCTCCCTCGACGAGCCGCAGTGGGTCCCGGATAAAGAG TGCCCGAGATGTATGCAGTGTGACACCAAGTTTGACTTCATCAGAAGAAAG CATCACTGTCGGCGCTGCGGCCGCTGTTTCTGTGATAAGTGCTGCAGCAGGAAGGTGGCGCTGCCCCGCATGTGCTTCGTGGATCCGGTGCGTCAGTGTGCCGAGTGCAGCCTGGCGTCCCAGAAGGAGGCGGAGTTCTACGACAAGCAGATCAAAGTGCTCCTGGGAG GCGGGACCTTCGTCGTCACTTTGGGGTCGTCAGAGAAGTCTGAGACGATGACGAGTCGCCTCtccaacaaccacag ATATCTGTTCCTTGATGGAGAAAGTCACTTTGAGGTGGAGTTGTCTCGGATCTCCAGCATGCAGATCCTGATGGACGGCTCCAGTCCAGGAG agaatGACATTCACACTTACACCAGTCTGCTGGACAGTCGTTGTGTCTCTGAAG gaggggCGTCCCGTGCCAGCGGCATGCTGCTCCAATACAGGCCGATGGGCTCCCAGGACCCCCAGCAGCTCCGCGTGGAGGCCGCTGACGACAAGAAGGCGGCCTCGCTGTGGCTGACTGCGAtgcacaag GCGGCCAAACTGCTGTATGAAGCTCGGGACCAGTGA
- the zfyve21 gene encoding zinc finger FYVE domain-containing protein 21 isoform X3 has translation MSAVPDGKKLVRSSSGLRMVPENGAFHSPFSLDEPQWVPDKECPRCMQCDTKFDFIRRKHHCRRCGRCFCDKCCSRKVALPRMCFVDPVRQCAECSLASQKEAEFYDKQIKVLLGGGTFVVTLGSSEKSETMTSRLSNNHRYLFLDGESHFEVELSRISSMQILMDGSSPGGGASRASGMLLQYRPMGSQDPQQLRVEAADDKKAASLWLTAMHKAAKLLYEARDQ, from the exons ATGTCTGCGGTGCCCGATGGGAAGAAGCTCGTCCGGAGCTCCAGCGGCCTCCGAATGGTGCCCGAGAACGGCGCCTTTCACAGCCCTTTCTCCCTCGACGAGCCGCAGTGGGTCCCGGATAAAGAG TGCCCGAGATGTATGCAGTGTGACACCAAGTTTGACTTCATCAGAAGAAAG CATCACTGTCGGCGCTGCGGCCGCTGTTTCTGTGATAAGTGCTGCAGCAGGAAGGTGGCGCTGCCCCGCATGTGCTTCGTGGATCCGGTGCGTCAGTGTGCCGAGTGCAGCCTGGCGTCCCAGAAGGAGGCGGAGTTCTACGACAAGCAGATCAAAGTGCTCCTGGGAG GCGGGACCTTCGTCGTCACTTTGGGGTCGTCAGAGAAGTCTGAGACGATGACGAGTCGCCTCtccaacaaccacag ATATCTGTTCCTTGATGGAGAAAGTCACTTTGAGGTGGAGTTGTCTCGGATCTCCAGCATGCAGATCCTGATGGACGGCTCCAGTCCAGGAG gaggggCGTCCCGTGCCAGCGGCATGCTGCTCCAATACAGGCCGATGGGCTCCCAGGACCCCCAGCAGCTCCGCGTGGAGGCCGCTGACGACAAGAAGGCGGCCTCGCTGTGGCTGACTGCGAtgcacaag GCGGCCAAACTGCTGTATGAAGCTCGGGACCAGTGA
- the klc1a gene encoding kinesin light chain 1 isoform X2, which translates to MREDMSTMVCMKEEQDLGEKLSQDEIISRTKQVIQGLEALKQEHHSILDGLLGSLRCLKQEHEEEVLMEEKSLMIRRSMEMLELGLSEAQVMMALSSHLSSVESEKQKLRAQVRRLCQENQWLRDELAGTQQKLQKSEQSVAQLEEEKKHLEFMNQLKKYDEDLSPSGEKDSDSRKETLDDLFPDDQDDQPPGIQPTPGSAAAAAAQQGGYEIPARLRTLHNLVIQYASQGRYEVAVPLCKQALEDLEKTSGHDHPDVATMLNILALVYRDQNKYKEAANLLNDALAIREKTLGRDHPAVAATLNNLAVLYGKRGKYKEAEPLCKRALEIREKVLGKEHPDVAKQLNNLALLCQNQGKYEEVEYYYMRALEIYQSKLGPDDPNVAKTKNNLASCYLKQGKFKQAETLYKEILTRAHEREFGSVDDENKPIWMHAEEREEQSKGKQKEGSSFGEYGGWYKACKVDSPTVTTTLKNLGALYKRQGKFEAAETLEEAAMRSRKQGLDSVHKQRVVEVLSESRESLTSDTVKYESGPDGGEEDGSLKRSGSFSKLRASIRRSSEKLVRKLKGSSRDSEPKNPGMKRASSLGVLNVADHQTAGDLHQEQNNRLGKSRDLSASHSDLAH; encoded by the exons aTGCGTGAGGACATGTCCACCATGGTGTGtatgaaggaggagcaggacctCGGGGAGAAGCTGTCCCAGGATGAGATCATCTCCAGGACCAAGCAGGTGATCCAGGGCCTGGAGGCCCTGAAGCAGGAGCACCACTCCATCCTGGATGGGCTGCTGGGCTCTCTGCGCTGCCTGAAgcaggagcatgaggaggaggtgctgatgGAGGAGAAGTCCCTCATGATCCGCAGGTCCATGGAGATGCTGGAGCTGGGACTCAGCGAGGCTCAG GTGATGATGGCGCTGTCCAGCCATCTGAGCTCCGTGGAGTCGGAGAAGCAGAAGCTGCGGGCCCAGGTGCGCCGGCTGTGCCAGGAGAACCAGTGGCTGAGGGACGAGCTGGCCGGCACGCAGCAAAAGCTGCAGAAGAGCGAGCAGAGCGTggcccagctggaggaggagaagaagcaccTGGAGTTCATGAACCAGCTCAAGAAGTACGACGAGGACCTGTCCCCATCG GGGGAGAAGGACTCTGATTCCAGGAAAGAGACTCTAGATGACCTCTTCCCAGATGACCAGGACGACCAACCGCCAggca tccAGCCGACCCCCGGCagtgcagcggcggcggcggcccagCAAGGGGGCTATGAGATCCCGGCCCGCCTGAGGACCCTCCACAACCTGGTGATCCAGTACGCGTCCCAGGGCCGCTACGAGGTGGCGGTGCCGCTCTGCAAGCAggccctggaggacctggagaagaCCTCGGGGCACGACCACCCCGACGTGGCCACCATGCTCAACATCCTGGCCTTGGTGTACAG GGACCAGAACAAATACAAGGAGGCGGCCAACCTGCTGAACGACGCTCTGGCCATCAGGGAGAAGACGCTGGGCCGGGACCATCCAGCT gTCGCCGCCACCCTCAACAACCTGGCTGTCCTGTACGGGAAGAGGGGGAAGTacaaggaggcggagcctctgtGCAAGAGAGCGCTGGAGATCAGAGAAAAg GTGCTGGGTAAGGAGCACCCCGACGTGGCCAAGCAGCTGAACAACCTGGCCCTGCTGTGTCAGAACCAGGGCAAgtacgaggaggtggagtactACTACATGAGGGCCCTGGAGATCTACCAGAGCAAACTGGGCCCCGATGACCccaacgtggccaagaccaagAACAACCTG gCCTCCTGCTACCTAAAGCAGGGGAAGTTCAAGCAGGCGGAGACGCTCTACAAAGAAATACTGACCAGAGCTCATGAGAGAGAGTTTGGCTCTGTGgatg atgAGAACAAGCCCATCTGGATGCACGCTGAAGAGCGAGAGGAGCAGAGCAAG gggaAGCAGAAGGAAGGCTCCTCCTTCGGTGAATATGGAGGCTGGTACAAGGCCTGCAAAGTGGACAG cccCACGGTGACCACCACCCTTAAGAACCTCGGCGCCCTCTACAAGCGGCAGGGCAAGTTCGAGGCGGCCGAAACTCTGGAGGAGGCCGCCATGCGCTCCAGGAAGCAG ggcctGGACTCCGTCCATAAGCAGCGCGTGGTGGAGGTCCTCAGTGAGTCCCGTGAGAGCTTGACCTCTGACACGGTGAAGTACGAGAGCGGGCCAGACGGCGGCGAGGAA gaCGGCTCCCTCAAGAGAAGCGGTTCCTTCAGTAAACTTCGGGCGTCGATCCGCCGCAGCAGCGAGAAGCTCGTCCGTAAGCTAAAGGGCTCGAGCCGGGACAGCGAGCCCAAGAACCCGGG CATGAAGCGGGCCAGCTCTCTGGGGGTCCTCAACGTGGCCGACCACCAAACCGCCGGCGACCTCCACCAA GAACAAAATAATCGTCTGGGGAAAAGTCGCGACCTGAGCGCCAGTCACAGCGACCTGGCGCACTGA